One Periophthalmus magnuspinnatus isolate fPerMag1 chromosome 8, fPerMag1.2.pri, whole genome shotgun sequence genomic window carries:
- the socs1a gene encoding suppressor of cytokine signaling 1a produces the protein MVANSTLEGLHDCTRSLSSSSASSSASSSASSSASSSASSRSSSSSLCSSSSLSVSPLSWEDLQRVPPPAPVHRSVPCVYLTHFPVFSCKEDCDIITDTASKLERSGFYWGPLGVEEAHRLLKEAPLGSFLIRDSRQKDVFFTLSYHSKSGPVSVRIDYKKHRFSLAGNERSFPSLFALLEHYISSPKKSLSVPYRKWEPTLQELCRKRVLELSGSIGHISELPITTVVKDFIQEFPYKL, from the coding sequence ATGGTAGCCAACAGCACCCTGGAAGGTCTTCATGACTGCACACGCTCACTCTCATCGTCCTCTGCATCGTCCTCTGCATCATCGTCTGCTTCATCCTCTGCAtcgtcctctgcctcctctcggtcctcttcatcctccctgTGCTCCTCTTCGTCCCTGTCGGTGAGCCCCCTCAGTTGGGAGGATCTTCAGAGagtccctcctcctgctccggTGCACAGATCAGTGCCCTGTGTTTACCTCACACATTTCCCAGTCTTCTCCTGCAAAGAGGACTGTGACATCATCACGGACACGGCGTCTAAGCTGGAGCGCAGCGGGTTCTACTGGGGTCCTCTGGGCGTGGAGGAGGCTCACCGTCTGCTCAAAGAGGCTCCTCTGGGCAGTTTTCTGATCCGAGACAGTCGTCAGAAGGACGTGTTCTTCACTCTGTCCTACCACTCCAAGAGCGGCCCGGTCAGCGTGCGCATCGATTACAAAAAACACCGGTTCTCCCTGGCTGGAAACGAGCGCTCCTTCCCATCGCTCTTTGCTCTATTGGAACATTACATCAGCTCGCCCAAAAAGAGCCTGAGCGTTCCCTACAGGAAATGGGAGCCCACTCTGCAGGAGCTGTGCAGAAAGAGAGTGTTGGAGCTGAGCGGGAGCATAGGTCACATTTCAGAGCTGCCCATCACCACAGTGGTCAAAGACTTTATACAGGAGTTTCCCTACAAGTTATGA